From the genome of Hypomesus transpacificus isolate Combined female unplaced genomic scaffold, fHypTra1 scaffold_288, whole genome shotgun sequence:
gtgtatgtgggtgtgtatatCTGTATGAGTGTCTACAGTATGTGCatctgtgcacgtgtgtgtatgtggatacTGGTACCTTGATCTGTCATCTGCACCTTCCCTCACACTTCTCTTTgaacccttccacacacacacacacacacacaaagagacacacactgacacagacacacacacagagacatacacactgacaaacacacacagacacacacacacagagacacacacacacacacacacagactttaaagccccctccctaaccctctGACCCCGACGGTGGTTTGTTGAACAGATGCAGCCCGCATGCCGTCTTCAAAGAAGAGTTCTGAGGAGGCCAGGAGGGTGTGGAGATGTTCTGATGACCCTGGAACACCACAACCCTGCTGGTCACCATTCATCTCCAGTcaagattctctctctctgcctcactctctctctctgtctctctatgtctctctctctgtgtgagtctctctctctctgtctctctctgtctctctatgtctctctctctgtgtgtgtctctctctctctgtctctgtctgtctctgtctctctcttcagttGTGGGTCTACTCTCTTCCCTCAGCCCCTCTACAGTCTCTAACAGCTTTGCCTAATTGACCTTTCAGGAAAACGATGTGACAGATCAACCTTTGAGACAGCGACAGAACCAATTAACCGTCCAATTAAAACCATGACCAATCCTTATTAACCAGCTGCATCAGCTGTCTCCGGGCAGAATTCAGGGGTTTCAAAAATTGACAAAAAGGTCAAAAAAACTACACAACAATAATTCtacttttttccccccaaaaaattcacTCGTTCTAAAGCTAGTGCTAGTTAGCTAGTTGTTTTCGTCGAAAAATTACTTATTTTGAAttaattttaacagaccgggaaggcaacacgtatagtattctacctgcgcacgttgctgtctcaggaatgtcgaacgaaTGAAAACTTTAAATCGTAGAGTacaataaactggtttaaataggcctaaatacaaaacttatTACctgtatagcaaccatgaccgtttcctgctagcacgcgtagctATCTCAGGAAtgtaaaggggcgattgattgcagaaCCAAATTTACCTTGTCTCAGTTGAATAACAAAAGTTCAGTGgttaaaatggacatacagtaggctaaacctcaaagtccattgacgccTCTTTCCTGTGTAAATCTCACAATAAaaatctcacaataaaaaaaatagctGTGAAACAGTAGTTCTTGAAAAATTCCCCGCTGTGACATCCCAACGGGGCTGAACCTTTATTGGCTTTGGTCTGTGCCTTTGTCAGGCCCAAACAtttgctgcgcgctgctctgtacttccacagaattacaaagaagaacgtttttctagcatattgaaaatggactacaggaataaatgcagtgttccagactGTACAAGGAATGCTGATACTTTTCGTGTCTTCCTAAGGAAACACTCAATAGGCTGCGTCATGTTTGTCTATATGAGAAGATCAGTGTAGTTCGACcatcaattacacatttgctcaaaccatttcaccgaggacagttttgaatgaaaaccttggacaatttaaagaaggatttgctaagccgctgttccgtttgggcctgcctattaacaatgctaacgtctcctgtatctagcataggtagaatgctaacgTGTCTAAACACATAGgcataccttacttagcaaatgactctagctagactagctagctgtATTTGgaattagaagggaagcttccgaaaaaatagccagaaaacgaatagcagtctagcctattgctaacgcctgctagatcatctatttgaaagaactggagaaaggcaagtgtatacaggatacattagcattgctaataactgtacCAACAAAATCAtcctacagcttgcggttgtgatgaacataactaAGGTTGGAACGCATCTCTTCTCAGGAACAGCTTcaaagcaaatcctgctttacattgtcccaggttttcaaaaccgtccttggtgaaatggttcgagcaaatgtgttattgagggtcgaactgcacagggatttTCTACGCTAGAgttacggtatagacaaacatcagccatgcccgtcgagtcaatgttagctagactctagctcatctggtTTTTATCAACGCTGCTTTGCaaagaatgcaagaacagctagatggTGAAAACACCTatactgtaggcatgtaaactagtttagcttgctaacgcaagagcataggtagaatgtagtttattggcaatggggctgacgcatcatttcatgttcctgactatAAATATTGTtccttcaaataaataacctgtgttacatgtaaatctacaattcacgatgcatgtttgttcaAATCTGTCAGGTTTTTTTTCAGcaagagctagctaactgaagctgagttgattCACGATATAGGCCTGGTTTGCTTTAACTTTccacccacctaagtcaatccagtttgcttctaCAAcaaaagtggaaacaactaacgttatcatttcaaatgatatcaacAAAATCTGTTGAAACCAGTGTTGTGTATACccgatagatttatttgcacgtttttatttcaagtctccaccttcggtgtttcagtgaggactcttggccgtgttgcgtttttgcgcCACAGcgtcactcgttgaaaaccaaccaatcagcgcgcagctcatctaaatattaatgagtataccataaaaggagaaaagctagtttTTTTCCCCGGAAAATTTCTGAGGATTTTTCTGAGGATCTATCAACCAATGATACATTCTCTCCTTAAGGTCTCCTATTCGgtgaccttaaggaacagtgtgaaataccccaaaatccCAGTCAAACACCcctttaaggtcggcatagcgacggacggcATTGTGACGGCGGTTTGGACCGTTTTGGGCACAAGGACAGTTTTTGGCCTGACAGATCCTTAACCTGCGTCCTCACTCTGAACACCAATACTCTGAACTCCAACACTCTGGACTCAAACAGGCTGTGAAAACACCACAGACTTATTTCAGTTTTGGTTTGACCTTTGGTAGAATAAGCTGCTCTTTGATAAACTGATTCCACACATGAAAGATGTTCGTTTTGGGACATGCTAACTCAGAATGCCTGCCTCATTCTGGGTTTCAGGAGAAACAGAGCGAGCTTCACATGGACATAAAGAAATCCAACACCAATCCAATCCATCAAGTTTAAATTAAAGTTGTATTACATTACTcagtatttttttgtttgttttgcttgtgttactgtgtgtgtgtgcttgtgtaaggGTGCTTATGTACTTAGGCATAGAGACAATGTAAGATTGTGTAGTCACGCGCTGTGTTATATTCAGTATGTGTCTAGGTCATGTACTGTGCAGTCTCTGCTGCTTGTTAAATCATCTTTCTTCTCTGTCACAGTACGTCTCTTGAggaacagagaacagagagcTTTGTATAAAGGAACAGGCTTTTATTTATATGTAAAAGAGACTTAACACACCCTAAAAACACAACACCATCtaaaaacacaccacacacagacatgaaggaggaggggggaaagggaaggagagggggaggaaggagaagattTGTGGTCCTAAGAGACAGGAGCAGATTGATTACTGAGTCAAGAGTGTTAAAATATCCTGTCATCACCACTGCCTGCTCTGACAGAACAGCTGGCTTCTTACAGCTTCTGTTtgtctacaggtgtgtgtgtgtgtgtgtgtgtgtgaggaatgtCAGCCTCTCCATGACCCGGCTGCTGAGCCTACAGGAAACGCTCCACTCAAGGATCTCAAAAGAGATTTGGTCTCAGAAGCAAGAtctctccatcacctcctctctcctcctccctcatctctcctccatcaccccatctcacctctcctccctcatctctccatcaccccatctcacctcctctctccatcaccccatctcacctcctctctccatcaccccatctcacctcctctctcctccctcatctctccatcaccccatctcacctcctctctccctcatctctcctccctcatctctccatcaccccgtctcacctcctctctccctcatctctccctcaccccatctctcatcctccctcatctctccatcaccccatctcacctcctcatctctccatcacccttcctctccctcatctctccatcaccccatctcacctcctctctcctctccctcatctcacctcttcctcaccccatctctcctccctaacccctcatctctcctactccttctccccatctctcctttatccctcatctctccctctcctcctccctcaccccatctctatctctcccccatATCTCAATCACCCCTCTTCTTTTCtatactgacacaaacacacacaaacaaatcaagACAAATTCTGTGTTTAATGTGCGCGCCAGAGAGAACAACACACAGAGTAGCTGCTTGTCTCAGTTTATTGTTGAAACATTCACAACGAAGCATGTTTGTCCCACATGAACAGAGATGAGATCACACTAAATAAAGGTCATATTCACCAGGGTCTGTCAGGGAAGGGGGTGATTAAGATCTACTGAAgcaaaacagaaaataaatacCATCTTTAACGTTTGTCTTTGTGAAAAAATATCACTTTGCCCCTAAAACAATTCAAACTTTGAAATGGTTTCTGAGCTAGCTGTATGTTCCCTTcagaagaggagaggcagagagaagacaacagagagagagagagggagggacagagagagggatagagggagataaagagggaggggTTTCTGGTCTGTTATATGAACAGTCTGAAGCTGTTTCTAATCGATTGAATACGTTTAAAGCCCCAAGCTCTGACAGGAGCAGACCTCaaaaactcacacacattctggagaggagggagagaggagagggagagaaggagagagagggagggagggagggaaagaggagagggagagaaggagggagagagggagggagggagggagagaggagagggagagaaggagggagagagggagggagggagggagagaggagagggagggagagaggagagggagagaaggagggagaaagagaggagagggagatgagagggagggagggagggagggaaagaggagaaggcgagaaggagggagagagaggagagggagagagagatgagagggagggtgaggagagaaggaggagaggaaagggagagaggacagaaggaggagagggaaggggagacaTGAACAGTGGCCTTTGTACTGTACTGGGAgcacactcaatcacacactTCACCCCCACacagtaggacacacacacacacacacacacacacacacacacacacacacagtccctaaCTCTACTGGTCCACAATATGCCTTATGCAGAACTGACTGACTGTAACCTTGGTGTGAAGATTCCACTACTGGAAGATATCACAACTTCATGTTCCAGAATAGTTTCCttaaagaaaaaacaaatgCTTTTGACCAGACAACTTAATCATGCGTTACGTTATGACTAAGACCCAGGCTCACACGATGACAGCAATCAGTGAATCTGGATTAAACACCGTTCGATCTGAGTTACGCCCCTAAACCACAGCCAGGCTGGGTTCTGCTGGGTGGGGCTTGGGATCTGTTGCAACATAGTAGGAAAGCCTCTTCACAATGTGCCCTTTTAGCATCTTATGTACAAAAACTCatccaaacaaaacacacagaagaaaaacaacGTGACCAAACGGAGGATAAATATTTCCTTACCTACACAGCAGTGAACGTGCTGCAAGGAGAAACAGGAATGAACATGGAAACAAACCCTTTCTTTTGTTCTGTTTCATCGACAGCTGAAGATCCCTCAATCTACATTTCTTctaaccctccatctctccacctcgaACCTTGTTCTCTTTCCTACAAGTTCTCCCTCAGCCAGCGGATGTAGTTGTCCGTCATGCGCCGTGCGATGCTGAAGTCAGTGGGCCACACGCTGAACATCAGAGCTCCATGGAAGCCGTGAAGGTAGTGCTGGTgtgtcacctccacccccgccgCCCGCAGACGCGTCACATACATGACTCCGTCGTCACGGAGCACGTCGTACTCGCACGTCAGGACGTAGGCCTTAGGCAGCGAGTGCAGCGCCGCGTCGGGGACCAGTAGGGGGGAGGCTCGGGGGTCAGCCAGCCAGCGGGAcgcctcccccccgccccctcccaccCGCGGGGCGGAGTAGTTGTACTTCCTGTGGAAGGGCTCGGGCAGGAAGGAGCTCCAGTTGACGAACTTGAGCAGGGGTGCAGACTGGGGGCTGTTGTGGGTGTTGGTCATCATGGAGCGGAGGAGGGCGGGGTCGCTGGAGAAGTACTCGGCCCAGAAGCGGACCATGAGGGTGCGGGGCAGAATGGGCATGTTCTGGTTCTGCTGGTAGGACGGTGTGTTCAGGTCCAGGGCCTGGAGAACAGGGTACAGCAGAGCCTGGACCTTCAACTGCACCGACTGGTCTGGATCCTGCtgtaactgggggggggggggggagatgttaCAGTCTGAAGTCTGGCAGGGTTAGTCCAGTACAGTAATTCATgtgtttgacccccccccccccctcggggtACCTGTTGTGAGACGGCTGCGGCCAGGTTTCCCCCAGCACTGTCCCCCGCCACGGCCACGCGCCCTGGGTGTACGGCGTAGCGAGCTAACACGTCGCTGCGCAGCACGTACCTCACCACCCGGTACACATCTTCATACGGGACAGGGAAGTGGTGGGCAGGGGCCAGGCGGtacctgggggggagagagagggggaaggagggagggaatgggggggtggagggagaggggtggggtgggggtaggaaagaggcagagagaggaggagagacgtaACAGTTCTGTAGGTACACTGCATTTAGTAACTGCtgccctaaacacacacaaatgtggaTGCAGGTCAGTGATGGAGTGGTACGTCCACACCTGTTCCAGCTCTGCAGCAGAGctgcagggaaggagggggtccTAGCTGGacagggggtccaggagggagggggtcatgGCTGGacagggggtccaggagggagggggtcgtGGCTGGACAGGGGGTCCAGGAAGGAGGGGGTCCTGGCTGGACAGGGggtcctggagggaggggtcctGGCTGGACAGGGGgcccaggagggagggggtcctgGCTGGACAGGGGgcccaggagggagggggtcatgGCTGGACAGGAGgcccaggagggagggggtcatgGCTGGACAGGGGGCCCAGGAGGGAGAGCTACCAGGCACCGCTGAGGGTTCAGGAGTGGGATTCACTAAAACATTGACACATATTTggcagactctcacacacaaacacaggctcgcacacacacaggcacacacacacacacacacacacacacacactgaagtccATTTCAGAATGATGCATATTGAGCTACTCCACCCACACAGGGATCTGGCATGAGTTGTCCTGATAGAAGTACTTCTGGGGCCAAAACACCCA
Proteins encoded in this window:
- the aadac gene encoding arylacetamide deacetylase, translated to MRLKCLFLLLSLGAFTAYYIYEPIPEDIEERWKLMLTNCLFRSLSHLADFSELLGVKDYMGVMYFITFAERVVPVSDARVRVTEERFEGVEVVVYQPHQQPPQQPHQQPQDGNLRPAIIYLHGGGWCLGSSRMSPYDLLARDMVTELGAVVLSVEYRLAPAHHFPVPYEDVYRVVRYVLRSDVLARYAVHPGRVAVAGDSAGGNLAAAVSQQLQQDPDQSVQLKVQALLYPVLQALDLNTPSYQQNQNMPILPRTLMVRFWAEYFSSDPALLRSMMTNTHNSPQSAPLLKFVNWSSFLPEPFHRKYNYSAPRVGGGGGEASRWLADPRASPLLVPDAALHSLPKAYVLTCEYDVLRDDGVMYVTRLRAAGVEVTHQHYLHGFHGALMFSVWPTDFSIARRMTDNYIRWLRENL